A genomic segment from Desulfovibrio sp. encodes:
- a CDS encoding ABC transporter permease: MQRSIWIRQLFALVGKEFQQIVRDPSSYLVAGVLPFIFLLLFGYGITLDAGVLRLAVLDQSGGRHSLSLAADFAHSPWFATRPVGTMAEAGRMMRDSAVQGILVIQQDFDEQLARGSAGSVQILVDGSEPNTAQYIQNYSQGLIMSWQRTALPGGNAAALPINIQPRFWYNPAAKSVQFLVPGAITVIMTLIGTLLTSLVFAREWERGTMEAMFATPVSRMQLLLGKLIPYFCMGMFSMALCAVAAVTLFAVPFRGSLWVLVLLSSVFMLSALGQGLLISVTLRGQLVAAEAGLFSGFLPALLLSGFVFDINSMPPVLQALTRLLPASYFNTCLRTIFLTGDVWAVFGPSLLFMGLLASVLLGLVYRNLVKRLDA, from the coding sequence ATGCAACGCAGTATCTGGATACGACAGCTTTTTGCCCTGGTAGGCAAAGAATTTCAGCAGATTGTGCGCGATCCCTCGTCCTATCTTGTGGCCGGGGTTTTGCCCTTTATTTTTCTGCTGCTCTTTGGCTACGGCATTACGCTTGATGCGGGCGTGCTGCGGCTGGCCGTGCTGGACCAGAGCGGCGGGCGGCACTCCCTGAGTCTTGCAGCTGATTTTGCCCATTCCCCCTGGTTTGCCACGCGGCCAGTAGGTACCATGGCCGAAGCCGGGCGCATGATGCGCGATTCTGCGGTACAGGGCATTCTGGTGATCCAGCAGGATTTTGACGAGCAGTTGGCGCGCGGCAGTGCTGGATCTGTGCAGATTCTGGTGGACGGATCGGAACCCAACACCGCCCAGTATATCCAGAATTACAGCCAGGGACTGATAATGTCGTGGCAGCGCACGGCCCTGCCCGGTGGCAATGCCGCAGCCTTGCCCATCAATATCCAGCCGCGCTTCTGGTACAACCCGGCGGCCAAGAGCGTGCAGTTTCTTGTGCCCGGCGCCATCACGGTCATCATGACCCTTATCGGCACCCTGCTTACCTCGCTGGTATTTGCCCGCGAATGGGAGCGCGGAACCATGGAGGCCATGTTTGCCACACCGGTAAGCCGCATGCAGCTGCTGCTGGGCAAGCTGATTCCGTATTTCTGCATGGGCATGTTCAGCATGGCCCTGTGCGCCGTGGCGGCGGTAACCCTTTTTGCCGTGCCATTTCGCGGTTCGCTGTGGGTGCTTGTGCTTTTGTCTTCTGTCTTCATGCTGAGCGCGCTGGGTCAGGGGCTGCTTATTTCCGTAACCCTGCGCGGGCAGCTGGTGGCGGCGGAGGCCGGTCTGTTTTCCGGATTTTTGCCAGCCTTGCTGCTCTCTGGCTTTGTGTTTGACATCAACAGCATGCCGCCGGTGCTTCAGGCTCTTACCCGGCTTTTGCCCGCCAGCTATTTCAATACCTGTCTGCGCACCATATTTCTGACCGGCGACGTGTGGGCGGTGTTTGGCCCAAGCCTGCTCTTTATGGGACTGCTGGCCTCGGTGCTGTTGGGGCTTGTGTACCGTAACCTTGTCAAAAGGCTGGATGCGTAA
- the hlyD gene encoding secretion protein HlyD: MAVPRKVIGIGAALAVVLAVVLLWQWWVGHNGDRLVLYGNVDIRQVDLGFRVNGRIAKVLVDEGDIVAPGQPLALLDNDLLTQQRDQAAAELEKQRASLIRLERGYRVEEIAQARAAVSGSAALAENAQINLNRVAAMRATNAISQKDLDNARAQYTEASSKLRSNQDQLDMLLAGYREEEVQAQKAAVAAAEAAFNHAEIQLHDATLVAPQKGIVLTRAREAGAIVQAGQTVYTLTLTDPLWLRAYVDEPNLGRVKPGMNVKVQVDAAPGKNFSGTVGFISPTAEFTPKTVETREVRTALVYRLRVQAEDPDNVMRQGMPVTIILQDASAP; encoded by the coding sequence ATGGCTGTACCCCGTAAGGTTATTGGCATTGGCGCGGCTCTGGCTGTGGTGCTGGCTGTGGTTCTTTTGTGGCAGTGGTGGGTTGGTCATAACGGCGACCGCCTTGTGCTCTACGGCAACGTCGATATCAGGCAGGTTGATCTGGGCTTTCGTGTCAACGGGCGCATCGCAAAGGTGCTGGTGGACGAGGGCGATATCGTTGCCCCCGGCCAGCCTCTCGCCCTGCTGGACAACGATCTGCTTACCCAGCAGCGGGATCAGGCCGCCGCAGAGCTTGAAAAACAGCGGGCCTCACTGATACGGCTTGAGCGCGGCTATCGGGTGGAGGAAATCGCCCAGGCACGCGCCGCGGTGAGCGGCTCTGCAGCGCTGGCCGAAAACGCGCAGATCAATCTGAACCGTGTGGCCGCCATGCGCGCCACCAACGCCATCTCGCAAAAAGATCTGGACAACGCCCGCGCCCAGTATACCGAGGCCAGTTCCAAGCTGCGTTCCAATCAGGACCAGCTCGACATGCTGCTTGCCGGTTACCGCGAAGAAGAAGTGCAGGCGCAGAAAGCCGCTGTGGCCGCCGCAGAGGCTGCCTTCAACCATGCGGAAATCCAGCTGCACGACGCAACCCTGGTGGCTCCGCAAAAGGGCATAGTGCTTACACGCGCTCGTGAGGCCGGGGCCATTGTGCAGGCGGGGCAGACCGTGTACACGCTCACGCTCACCGATCCCCTGTGGTTGCGGGCCTATGTGGACGAACCCAATCTTGGGCGCGTCAAACCCGGCATGAATGTAAAAGTTCAGGTGGATGCCGCACCCGGAAAAAATTTTTCCGGCACGGTGGGCTTTATTTCGCCCACGGCAGAATTTACGCCCAAGACAGTTGAAACCCGCGAGGTGCGCACGGCTCTGGTCTATCGCCTGCGCGTGCAGGCAGAAGATCCCGATAACGTCATGCGGCAGGGCATGCCCGTGACCATTATTTTACAGGACGCTTCCGCGCCATGA
- a CDS encoding ATP-binding cassette domain-containing protein, which translates to MTSCVADGQAVCLEGLVMRFGKGREAVTALDGVNAVIPAGRITGLVGPDAAGKTTLMRIMAGLMPPSEGRASLFGYSPTELMRSQPNSIGYMPQRFGLYEDISVMANMRLHASLRGLEGAERDRVFEKLLGFTSLAPFTDRLAGRLSGGMKQKLGIACALLGSPRLLLLDEPGVGVDPQSRRELWRMVQDLSQDGMTVVWSTAYLDEAERCPGVIMLDNGRVLFEGPPQELTAGAEGRVFLLRADAGTHKKELALWTMRPGIEDALIQGSRIRLVLAADAPESLRRGVLEKGGEQVAPRLEDAYMSAVGGINQSPSPYGKLHVAHNGGAGDNATAAQAASAAPTSSVSSSTTSSPVYSISARNLTKQFGAFVAARDISFDVRPGEIFGLLGPNGAGKSTTFRMLCGLSRPTAGTCAVDGVDLLRAGSEARSRLGYMAQKFSLYPDIPVRENITIFAELYGLSRERRDVLLPGLAEALELQPYLRSRTGSLPLGQKQRLALLCATLHEPPVLFLDEPTSGVDARTRRDFWKHISAMTTAGAAVLVTTHFMEEAEYCDRIALIYRGAMISMGTPDELKASCTEVEDPTLEEAFIASIEKYDREHPQ; encoded by the coding sequence ATGACCTCGTGCGTTGCCGATGGTCAGGCCGTCTGCCTCGAGGGGCTGGTCATGCGCTTTGGCAAAGGGCGCGAGGCCGTAACCGCTCTGGACGGCGTCAACGCCGTTATTCCCGCTGGCCGCATCACAGGGCTTGTGGGGCCTGATGCTGCGGGCAAAACCACGCTCATGCGCATCATGGCCGGGCTCATGCCGCCAAGCGAGGGCCGGGCCAGCCTTTTTGGATACAGCCCCACCGAGCTCATGCGCAGCCAGCCCAACAGCATTGGCTACATGCCGCAACGTTTCGGCCTGTACGAAGATATTTCCGTTATGGCCAATATGCGCCTGCACGCCAGTCTGCGAGGGCTGGAAGGGGCAGAGCGCGACCGCGTGTTTGAAAAGCTGCTGGGTTTCACCAGCCTTGCCCCATTTACCGACCGCCTTGCGGGCAGGCTCTCTGGTGGTATGAAGCAGAAGCTGGGCATTGCCTGTGCCCTGCTGGGATCGCCGCGCCTGTTGCTGCTTGACGAGCCGGGCGTAGGCGTTGACCCTCAGTCGCGCCGCGAGCTGTGGCGCATGGTGCAGGATCTGAGTCAGGACGGCATGACCGTTGTGTGGTCCACCGCCTATCTGGACGAGGCCGAACGCTGCCCCGGCGTGATAATGCTGGACAATGGACGGGTGCTGTTTGAAGGGCCGCCGCAGGAACTTACCGCGGGGGCCGAAGGGCGCGTTTTTCTGCTGCGGGCCGATGCGGGTACGCATAAAAAAGAGCTGGCCCTCTGGACCATGCGCCCCGGCATAGAGGACGCACTCATTCAGGGCAGCCGTATACGGCTGGTACTGGCGGCAGATGCCCCCGAATCCCTGCGCCGCGGGGTTCTGGAAAAGGGCGGTGAGCAAGTGGCCCCCCGGCTGGAGGACGCCTACATGAGCGCCGTGGGCGGCATAAACCAGAGTCCCTCGCCTTACGGCAAGCTGCATGTGGCCCACAACGGCGGGGCTGGGGACAATGCCACGGCGGCGCAAGCGGCTTCTGCAGCACCGACCTCTTCCGTTTCCTCTTCCACTACATCCAGCCCCGTGTACTCCATTTCGGCCCGCAACCTCACCAAACAGTTTGGGGCCTTTGTGGCGGCACGCGATATTTCATTTGACGTGCGGCCTGGCGAAATTTTTGGCCTCCTCGGCCCCAACGGCGCGGGCAAATCCACCACCTTCCGCATGCTGTGCGGGCTTTCGCGGCCTACCGCGGGCACTTGCGCAGTGGACGGCGTGGATCTTTTGCGGGCGGGCAGCGAGGCCCGTTCGCGTCTTGGATACATGGCACAGAAGTTTTCGCTGTACCCGGATATTCCCGTGCGCGAGAATATTACCATTTTTGCCGAACTGTACGGTCTGAGCAGGGAGCGCCGCGACGTGCTGCTGCCCGGTCTGGCCGAGGCCCTGGAATTGCAGCCCTACCTGCGCAGCCGCACGGGTTCGCTGCCCCTGGGGCAAAAGCAGCGGCTGGCCCTCTTGTGCGCCACCCTGCACGAACCGCCCGTGCTGTTTCTTGACGAACCCACCTCGGGCGTGGACGCGCGTACCCGCCGGGATTTCTGGAAGCATATTTCGGCCATGACCACCGCCGGGGCGGCCGTGCTGGTGACCACCCATTTTATGGAAGAGGCCGAATACTGCGACCGCATTGCGTTGATCTATCGGGGGGCCATGATCAGCATGGGCACGCCCGACGAGCTCAAGGCCTCGTGCACAGAAGTGGAAGATCCCACCTTGGAAGAAGCTTTTATCGCCAGCATTGAAAAATACGACAGGGAGCATCCGCAGTAG
- the hypB gene encoding hydrogenase nickel incorporation protein HypB, translating into MQIPVVRNVLEANEKMAVHVRRLLSEKGILALNLISSPGAGKTTLLERTLSDLAGEFRMAVVEGDLQTDNDARRVAATGAQAVQINTDGGCHLDSNMILTSLESLDLTGVDILFIENVGNLVCPVEFDCGEDAKVALLSVAEGDDKPEKYPLLFNLARALVLNKTDLLPYVDFDLARARNFATKLNKDLDIFEVSCRKGDGLEGWYNWLRSMRAAKKEGRLG; encoded by the coding sequence ATTCCTGTGGTTCGTAATGTATTGGAAGCAAACGAAAAAATGGCCGTGCATGTGCGGCGGCTGCTTTCTGAAAAAGGCATACTGGCCCTGAATCTCATCAGTTCGCCCGGCGCTGGCAAAACCACATTGCTTGAACGCACCCTGAGCGACCTGGCTGGCGAATTTCGCATGGCCGTGGTGGAAGGCGACCTGCAGACAGACAACGACGCCCGCCGCGTTGCCGCCACCGGCGCGCAGGCCGTGCAGATCAATACCGACGGCGGCTGCCACCTCGACAGCAATATGATCCTTACCTCGCTGGAGAGCCTCGACCTCACCGGCGTGGATATTCTTTTTATCGAAAACGTGGGCAACCTTGTGTGCCCCGTGGAATTCGACTGCGGCGAAGACGCCAAGGTGGCCCTGCTGAGCGTAGCCGAGGGCGACGACAAACCGGAAAAATACCCCCTGCTGTTCAACCTTGCCAGGGCGCTTGTGCTCAACAAGACAGATCTGCTGCCCTATGTGGATTTTGACCTTGCGCGCGCCCGCAATTTTGCCACCAAGCTCAACAAGGATCTTGATATTTTTGAAGTGTCCTGCCGCAAGGGCGATGGCCTTGAAGGCTGGTACAACTGGCTGCGCAGCATGCGCGCCGCCAAGAAGGAAGGTCGGCTGGGCTAG
- a CDS encoding ABC transporter permease, with the protein MARLTLPRLNLRRMATIVRKELLVLLCNKVSRMLIIVPPLMQIVIFGWAATMEVRNVDVAVLNHDSGNWSREVVRRLQGSHTFRSVTFLNGEADIRPTIERQQALFVVVFDEEFSRRIDAGTPAQMQVILDGRRSNAAQIASYYLETIVRGIGESTVMGQAALGAAASAPRLDVRVRCWFNPNLEFQWFFLPNLIGMLSFMLGLVVTGLSVAREREVGTFDQLLVSPATPTEIALAKLIPGCLVGLVHGTIFLLISVFGFGVPFTGSLVLLYVAMLVFAMASGGIGLMVSSLSATQQQAFLGAFTVGVPCILISGAVTPVINMPPFLQYASQLNPMRHFTAIVQGVFLKDITVAAAAVNLGKIACISMVAVGVAVWMFKRKA; encoded by the coding sequence ATGGCAAGGTTAACCCTGCCCCGGCTCAACCTGCGGCGCATGGCCACCATTGTGCGCAAGGAACTGCTGGTTTTGCTGTGCAACAAGGTTTCGCGCATGCTCATCATTGTGCCGCCGCTCATGCAGATAGTTATTTTTGGCTGGGCGGCCACCATGGAGGTGCGCAATGTGGATGTGGCCGTGCTCAATCACGACAGCGGCAACTGGAGCCGCGAGGTAGTGCGCAGGCTGCAGGGTTCGCACACCTTTCGCAGCGTTACTTTTCTGAACGGCGAGGCGGATATTCGGCCCACCATCGAGAGGCAGCAGGCCCTGTTTGTGGTGGTTTTTGACGAAGAATTCTCTCGTCGCATTGATGCGGGCACGCCCGCGCAGATGCAGGTCATTCTTGACGGCAGGCGCTCCAACGCGGCGCAGATTGCCTCGTATTATCTTGAAACCATCGTGCGCGGCATTGGTGAATCAACGGTCATGGGGCAGGCGGCTCTGGGGGCTGCCGCCAGCGCACCCCGGCTGGATGTGCGCGTGCGCTGCTGGTTTAACCCCAACCTGGAATTTCAGTGGTTCTTTTTGCCCAACCTTATTGGCATGCTGAGCTTTATGCTTGGGCTGGTGGTAACGGGGCTTTCCGTGGCGCGCGAGCGCGAGGTGGGTACGTTTGACCAGCTGCTGGTTTCGCCTGCCACGCCCACAGAGATTGCCCTGGCCAAACTCATACCGGGCTGCCTGGTGGGGCTGGTGCACGGAACCATCTTTCTGCTCATATCTGTTTTTGGCTTTGGCGTGCCTTTTACCGGTTCGCTGGTGCTGCTGTATGTGGCCATGCTGGTTTTTGCCATGGCCTCGGGCGGTATCGGGCTCATGGTGTCTTCACTTTCCGCGACGCAGCAGCAGGCCTTTCTGGGGGCTTTTACGGTGGGCGTGCCGTGCATTCTTATTTCCGGCGCGGTTACGCCGGTCATCAACATGCCGCCCTTTTTGCAGTATGCCAGCCAGCTCAATCCCATGCGGCACTTTACCGCTATTGTTCAGGGCGTGTTTCTCAAGGATATTACCGTGGCGGCGGCAGCCGTAAACCTCGGCAAGATCGCCTGCATCAGCATGGTGGCCGTGGGGGTTGCCGTGTGGATGTTCAAGCGCAAGGCCTGA
- a CDS encoding DUF1254 domain-containing protein: protein MTEHLPRFRVTCLTAAICLLAALAFPPHGVAAQQAGTFPDAATVENIAAQGYVYGLPTVMHYAITYEYSIDTTSPQYKAPFNHLLNGARVFTYKDTVVITPNSDTPYSFACLDLRAEPVEISVPPVTDGRYFSVQLVDANTYNFGYIGSRTTGNKGGSYMIVAPEWQGTAPAGMAVFRSSTQFALALFRTQLFSPADIENVKKFQTGYAVQTRSAYLGQTPPPALPIPLFPNIGQNFVKPEFFDYLAFAMQFAPAAPEEKTIRAQLASIGVVSGKRFDFTALPKDCQEALLRGLKKGEAMVDASINGPGIRVNGWKVSSPFGNREYFNGNWLKRAGGAKAGIYGNDAEEAVYPMTRTLADGTPLDGSRHKYRITIPAGQYPPARAFWSVTMYDGKTQLLIKNPIDRYLINSPMLPDMKKNADGSLTILIQRDSPGKKYESNWLPAPDGPIFLVMRLYWPETQGMSVLPLGKGTWQPPRVELND, encoded by the coding sequence ATGACAGAGCATTTGCCTAGATTCCGGGTGACATGTCTGACCGCGGCCATCTGTCTGCTTGCGGCGCTGGCTTTCCCACCACACGGCGTTGCCGCACAACAGGCAGGAACCTTTCCCGACGCCGCCACGGTGGAAAACATCGCAGCGCAGGGCTATGTGTACGGACTGCCCACCGTGATGCACTATGCCATTACCTATGAATATTCCATAGACACCACATCGCCACAGTACAAAGCCCCGTTCAATCACCTGCTCAACGGAGCACGGGTTTTTACCTACAAGGATACGGTGGTCATAACGCCCAACAGTGACACCCCCTACTCCTTTGCCTGCCTTGACCTGCGGGCCGAGCCGGTGGAGATCAGCGTACCGCCTGTGACCGACGGGCGCTATTTCAGCGTGCAGCTGGTGGACGCAAACACCTACAACTTTGGCTACATCGGCAGCAGAACCACGGGCAATAAAGGCGGAAGCTACATGATAGTGGCCCCGGAATGGCAAGGCACCGCCCCTGCGGGCATGGCCGTATTCCGCTCCAGCACGCAGTTTGCCCTGGCGCTGTTCCGCACCCAGCTTTTCAGCCCCGCAGATATTGAAAACGTCAAAAAATTCCAGACAGGCTATGCAGTGCAGACGCGTTCGGCCTATCTGGGGCAAACCCCGCCCCCGGCCCTGCCCATACCACTCTTCCCCAACATTGGGCAGAATTTTGTGAAACCGGAATTTTTTGACTATCTGGCCTTTGCCATGCAGTTTGCCCCAGCCGCGCCGGAAGAAAAAACTATCCGCGCCCAGCTTGCCAGCATTGGAGTGGTGTCAGGCAAGCGTTTTGACTTTACCGCCCTGCCCAAGGATTGTCAGGAGGCGCTGCTGCGCGGGCTCAAAAAAGGCGAAGCCATGGTTGACGCCTCTATCAACGGCCCCGGCATACGTGTTAACGGCTGGAAAGTAAGCTCGCCCTTTGGCAACCGAGAATACTTCAACGGCAACTGGCTGAAACGGGCTGGCGGTGCCAAGGCGGGCATTTACGGCAACGATGCGGAAGAAGCCGTGTACCCCATGACAAGAACACTGGCCGACGGTACGCCCCTCGACGGCAGCAGGCACAAATACCGCATCACCATTCCCGCAGGGCAGTACCCCCCGGCCAGGGCGTTCTGGTCGGTGACCATGTACGACGGCAAAACCCAGCTGCTCATCAAGAACCCCATTGACCGCTACCTCATCAATTCTCCCATGCTGCCGGACATGAAGAAAAACGCCGATGGTTCACTCACTATCCTGATCCAGCGCGATTCGCCCGGCAAAAAGTATGAAAGCAACTGGCTGCCCGCGCCCGACGGCCCCATCTTTCTGGTGATGCGCCTGTACTGGCCCGAAACGCAGGGCATGTCGGTGCTGCCCCTGGGCAAGGGCACATGGCAGCCACCCCGGGTGGAACTGAACGATTAG
- a CDS encoding peptidoglycan glycosyltransferase yields MTKALWFFRIYVVICLVLAGLSGNAALAAHIAKPGPEPQILSLVNATGEDVLSMGFQTGRNMHFVRLDMPPGGKDDIENPGALTNLRIDTGLALWLFKDVPLNKAQTMTLRMGDKPVIELAAPKAEPQRLSGEVQSLLPGPDAGPVCALDRFRPGMPMKDVCALLSATPQRDDNDAVLASLGFAGMVWAARLEPAQPEGKPASKAAQVLDHMELRRKLDHETVDKLMQALYDQKYSPWQAELPGLDINFTQMPSMDLAKQKDMLRQVLEYFLAAGKGEATIMLAPTDILPKLADADAPNGDVQLFTITLRPTSKNIVVDVAAYRESEESH; encoded by the coding sequence ATGACCAAGGCCCTATGGTTTTTTCGCATATATGTGGTCATCTGTCTTGTGCTGGCTGGGCTTTCTGGCAATGCCGCATTGGCAGCGCATATTGCCAAACCCGGTCCCGAGCCACAGATTCTGTCCCTCGTCAACGCCACTGGTGAAGACGTGCTGAGCATGGGCTTTCAGACTGGCCGCAACATGCACTTTGTGCGGCTCGACATGCCTCCTGGAGGCAAGGACGATATTGAAAACCCGGGCGCGCTCACAAACCTGCGCATTGACACGGGCCTCGCCCTGTGGCTGTTCAAGGATGTGCCCCTGAACAAGGCGCAGACCATGACCCTGCGCATGGGCGACAAGCCCGTGATTGAACTGGCCGCGCCCAAGGCCGAGCCCCAGCGCCTCTCGGGCGAGGTGCAGAGCCTGCTGCCCGGTCCCGATGCGGGCCCGGTGTGCGCCCTTGACCGTTTTCGCCCCGGCATGCCCATGAAGGACGTGTGCGCCCTGCTGAGCGCCACCCCGCAACGCGACGACAACGATGCCGTGCTTGCCAGCCTTGGCTTTGCGGGCATGGTATGGGCAGCGCGCCTGGAACCTGCCCAGCCCGAAGGCAAGCCCGCCAGCAAGGCCGCTCAGGTACTCGACCACATGGAGCTGCGCCGCAAGCTTGACCACGAAACCGTCGACAAGCTGATGCAGGCCCTCTACGACCAGAAGTACAGCCCCTGGCAGGCAGAGCTACCCGGTCTGGACATCAACTTTACCCAGATGCCCTCCATGGATCTGGCCAAGCAGAAGGATATGCTACGTCAGGTGCTGGAGTATTTTCTGGCTGCTGGCAAGGGCGAGGCCACAATCATGCTGGCTCCCACAGACATACTGCCCAAGCTGGCCGATGCGGACGCGCCCAACGGCGATGTGCAGTTGTTTACCATAACCCTGCGCCCCACTTCAAAAAATATTGTGGTGGATGTGGCCGCCTACCGCGAGAGTGAAGAATCACACTAG
- a CDS encoding SPOR domain-containing protein, with translation MPPQSRQNSSDQATEKKCLCLRPSSLLAAVFLVVAAVVLAYLGGVMSGRAYWKAHPQPVAAKQAAPASGAVSPATAMDDDGPNPGGPAAKAGEEGAEPRQKVLAAEELRFSRVLRNDAATGDAPLKPMPPMTPVQPKPAGVVQAGVPQGANAGAQGQSAAQPSGIVKAPQVSGLFDYVFQVGAFKDADSVDSLRQRLEGRGMRTKMERSGKLYVVLVLLRGDDARAAEVLRATESMGLGKPIQRSRKPVLQQ, from the coding sequence ATGCCTCCACAGAGCCGTCAGAATTCATCGGATCAGGCAACTGAAAAAAAATGTCTGTGCCTGCGCCCTTCATCCCTGCTGGCGGCAGTTTTTCTTGTGGTGGCGGCGGTGGTGCTGGCATACCTTGGCGGCGTCATGAGCGGCAGAGCCTACTGGAAGGCGCATCCGCAACCGGTGGCCGCCAAACAGGCGGCGCCTGCCAGCGGTGCGGTTTCACCCGCCACTGCAATGGATGACGATGGTCCCAACCCCGGCGGCCCCGCAGCAAAAGCAGGCGAAGAAGGCGCAGAACCCCGGCAGAAAGTTCTGGCAGCGGAAGAACTGCGTTTTTCACGGGTGCTGCGCAACGATGCCGCCACGGGCGATGCGCCTCTCAAACCCATGCCGCCCATGACTCCCGTGCAGCCAAAGCCTGCGGGTGTTGTGCAGGCCGGTGTGCCCCAGGGCGCAAATGCAGGCGCGCAGGGTCAGAGCGCAGCCCAGCCTTCGGGAATAGTCAAGGCACCGCAGGTGTCGGGGCTCTTCGACTATGTGTTTCAGGTGGGTGCATTCAAGGATGCGGATTCCGTGGATTCCCTGCGCCAGCGGTTGGAGGGCCGGGGCATGCGCACCAAGATGGAGCGTTCCGGCAAACTGTATGTGGTGCTTGTGCTGCTGCGCGGCGACGATGCCAGAGCGGCGGAAGTGCTGCGCGCCACCGAATCCATGGGGCTGGGCAAGCCCATACAGCGCAGCCGCAAGCCTGTGTTGCAGCAGTAA